A stretch of Mesoplodon densirostris isolate mMesDen1 chromosome 7, mMesDen1 primary haplotype, whole genome shotgun sequence DNA encodes these proteins:
- the LOC132493372 gene encoding transcription initiation factor TFIID subunit 7-like: MSKSKDDAPHELESQFILRLPPEYASTVRRAVQSGHVNLKDRLTIESHPDGRHGIVRVDQVPLASKLVDLPCVMESLKTIDKKTFYKTADISQMLVCTVDGDLYPPVEEPVATADPKASKKKDKDKEKKFIWNHGITPPLKNVRKRRFRKTAKKKYIESPDVEKEVKRLLSTDAEAVSTRWEIIAEDETKEAENQGLDISSPGMSGHRQGHDSLEHDELREIFNDLSSSSEDEDETQHQDEEDINIIDTEEDLERQLQDKLNESDEHHQENEGTNQLVMGIQKQIDSMKGKLQETQDRAKRQEDLIMKVENLALKNRFQAVLDELKQKEDREKEQLSSLQEELESLLAK; the protein is encoded by the coding sequence atgagtaAGAGCAAAGATGATGCTCCTCATGAACTAGAGAGCCAGTTTATCTTACGCCTACCTCCGGAGTATGCCTCTACTGTGAGGCGGGCGGTACAGTCTGGTCATGTCAACCTGAAGGACAGACTGACAATTGAGTCACACCCTGATGGGCGTCATGGAATTGTCAGAGTGGACCAGGTCCCATTGGCATCAAAATTGGTAGATCTGCCATGTGTTATGGAAAGTTTGAAAACCATCGATAAAAAAACCTTTTACAAGACAGCTGATATCTCTCAGATGCTTGTCTGTACAGTTGATGGTGATCTCTATCCTCCTGTTGAGGAACCAGTTGCCACTGCTGATCccaaagcaagcaagaaaaaggataaggacaaagagaaaaagtttatatggaaccatGGAATTACTCCGCCTCTaaaaaatgtcagaaagagaaggttCCGTAAGacagcaaagaagaaatatattgaGTCTCCAGATgtggaaaaagaagtaaagcGGTTGCTGAGCACAGATGCTGAAGCTGTCAGTACCCGTTGGGAAATAATTGCCGAAGATGaaacaaaagaagcagaaaatcaAGGCCTTGATATCTCTTCCCCAGGAATGTCTGGCCACAGGCAGGGCCATGACTCATTAGAACATGATGAGCTTCGGGAGATATTCAACGATCTCAGCAGCAGCAGTGAAGATGAAGATGAGACACAGCATCAAGatgaagaagatataaacatCATTGACACTGAGGAAGATCTGGAAAGGCAGCTACAGGACAAGCTAAATGAGTCAGATGAACACCACCAAGAAAACGAGGGAACTAATCAGCTGGTTATGGGAATTCAGAAACAGATTGATAGCATGAAAGGCAAGCTCCAAGAGACCCAGGACAGGGCAAAGCGACAGGAGGATCTCATCATGAAAGTGGAAAATCTGGCTCTCAAGAACAGATTTCAGGCTGTGCTGGATGAACTGAAACAAAAGGAAGACCGAGAAAAGGAGCAGCTCAGCTCTTTGCAAGAAGAGCTAGAATCACTCCTAGCGAAGTGA